GGCGGCGAGTTCCTGCGCCAGCGCCAGCGTCGGCACCGGCCGGGGTACTCCGGGAAGGATCCGCGCGACGAGCCTTCCGGCGTGAACGCTGGTCTTCCAGCGCTCCGCCGCGGCGGCTTCCGTGTGTTCATCGCTCAGGACCCAGATCGTCGGGCTCTGCCCCCACTGCCGCCGCAGGAGGTTGGCGGACTGCCGCAGCGCATCCTCTTCGATGAGCACCTGCTTCACCTGGACGCCGTGGTGCCTGCCGCACGTACAGGCGAGCACTCCATCGGGGCCGAGGCGGGAGAGGAATTGCTGGAGAGCCGACGAGGTGGACATACGCCCTCTACTTCTTGCGATTGTAGACATCGACCGACACGGCGGCGAGGAGCACGAGCCCCTTGATGATCTGCTGGTAGTCGATGCCGATGCCGAGGATCGACATGCCGTTGTTCATCACGCCCATGATCAACGCGCCGATGACCGCGCCCGTGACCTTGCCGAAGCCGCCAGCGGCCGAGGCCCCGCCGATGAAGCAGGCGGCGATCACATCCAGCTCGAAGCCGAGGCCCGCCTTCGGGGTCGCGGTGTTGAGGCGCGCCGCGAAGATGAGGCCGGCGAGTGCCGCGAGCGCTCCCATGTTGACGAAGGCCAGCAGGGTGAGCCGTTCGGTCTTGATGCCGGAGAGCCTCGCGGCCTTCTCGTTGCCGCCGAGGGCGTAGATGCGCCGTCCCATCACGGTGCGGTTCGTCACGAAGGCATACAGGGCAACCAGCAGGGTCATGATCAGGAGCACGTTCGGCAGGCCGCGGTAGGTGGCGAGCAGATAGCAGAAGGACAGGACGAGCGCGGCGAGCAGCCCGTTCTTGAACGCGAACAGGGCGAAGGGCACCGTCTCGAGCCCATGCTGCTGCTGTTGGCGGCGCTGGCGAACGCCCCCCCACAGGCTCGCGGCCACGGTCGTGGCGCCCAGGAGCAAGCACGTGGCGTTGAGTGCCCCCCCGCCGAACACGTCGGGGATGAAGCCAGAGCTCAGCTTCTGGAACCCGGTGGAGAAGGGACCGACGGACCGGCCCCCGAGCAGCGCGAGCTGCAACCCCCGGAAGACGAGCATGCCCGCGAGCGTCACGATGAACGAAGGCACGCGCATGTAGGCGACCCAGTACCCCTGGATGCCACCGATGAGCCCACCCACCGCCAGGCAGAGTCCCATCGTCGGCAAGAAGGGCAGGCCGTACTCGACCATCAGCACCGCCGCGAGGCCCCCGACGAATCCGACCACCGAGCCGACGGAGAGGTCGATGTGCCCGGAGACGATCACGAGCAGCATGCCCAGCGCCATGATGACGATGTAGCTGTTCTGCAATACCAGATTCGTCAGGTTGAGCGGCTTGAGGAGCGTTCCCCCGGTGGACACCTGGAAGAACAGCATGATCGCCAGCAGCGCCAGGAGCATGCCGTAGTCACGGAAATGCGCCTTGAGGAAACTCCCCACCGAGGGAAGCGGACGCGGGGCGGTCCGCAACGCTTGGGATTCTTGGGTCAGCCCGGTATCCATCGTCAGTGTGCTCCCTTGCGCATGATGGCCTGCATGATCTTCTCTTGGGACGCCTGCTCGGCCGTGAACTCCGCCACGAGCGCGCCTTCGCTCATCACGAGGATCCGGTCGCACATGCCGAGCAGCTCCGGCATCTCGGAGGAGATCATCAGCACGCCCTTGCCCGTCCGGGCGAGCTCGTTGATGATCGTGTAGATCTCATACTTGGCCCCCACGTCGATGCCGCGGGTCGGCTCATCGAGGATCAACACCTTGGGATTGGCGAAGAGCCAGCGGCTGAGCACCACCTTCTGCTGATTGCCGCCCGAGAGGTTCAAGGTCTCCTGATAGATGCTCGAGGAGCGGATCCGCAGCCGGTCCCGGTACTCGTTCGCGACCGCGAGCTCCCGCACCTCGTCGATGACCTGGAAGCGCGACACCCCGTCCAGATGGGCGAGCGTCACGTTCTTGCGGATGTCCTCGGAGAGGATCAGACCATAGGTCTTCCGGTCCTCGGTCACGTAGGCGATTCCCTGGCGGATGGCCTTCTCCACCGTGCTGACGTCGACCTCCCGGCCCTCGACGCGCACGCGCCCACGGATGTCCCGGCCGTAGGTGCGGCCGAACAGACTCATCGCGAACTCGGTCCGGCCCGCTCCCATCAGACCGGCGATGCCAAGAATCTCCCCGCGGCGCAGCGTCAGGGAGACGTCCTTGACGACCCGCCGCGCGGGATGGACCGGGTGATGGGCTGTCCAGCCCTCCACCTCGAGGAGCACCTCGCCCGGGACCCGGTTTCGTTTGGGATAGCGGTCCGCCATGCCCCGGCCGACCATGCCCTGGATGATCCGGTCCTCGCTGACCGGCTCGCGGCGGCAGTCCAGGGTTTCGATGGTCGCTCCATCGCGCAGCACCGTGATCGAGTCCGCGACCCGGGTGATTTCGTTCAACTTGTGGGAGATGAGGATGGAGGTGATGCCCCGCTCCTTGAACCGCAGCAGCAGATCGAGCAGCGCGCTGCTGTCGCTTTCATTCAGACTCGCGGTCGGCTCATCGAGGATGAGCAGCTTGACCTCCTTGGCCAGGGCCTTGGCGATCTCCACGAGCTGCTGCTTGCCCACGCCGAGCTCGGTCACGAGCGTGTCGGGGGACTCCCGGAGTCCGACCCGATCGAGCAGTTGCCGGGTGCGCGCGTGGGTCACGGACCAGTCGATGACGCCGTGCTCCGCCTGCTCGTTGCCGAGGAAGATGTTCTCGGCGATCGACAGCAGGGGGACGAGGGCGAGCTCCTGGTGGATGATGATGATGCCGAGCTTCTCGCTGTCCGAGATGCCCGAGAAGCGCCGCTCCTCGCCCTCGAAGAGGAGTTCTCCCGAATAGGTGCCATGCGGATGGACGCCGCTCAGCACCTTCATGAGGGTGGATTTGCCCGCGCCGTTCTCGCCGATCAACGCATGGATTTCGCCGGCCTGGACCGTGAGGTGGACGTCGTGGAGCGCACGCACGCCGGGAAACGTCTTGGTGATTCCCCGCATTTCGAGCACAGCGGTCATGAGGAAGTCCTGGTGGAAGGGAATGCCCCGTGCGTCTCGTGCACGGGGCCCGTCATGTCGGCCGTCCGGGGCCTCACGGGGCCGCGGACGAGGGAGCGGCGGCCTCGATGCGCCACCGATGATCGTCGGTGCCGGTGTCGTGCCATTGCAGCGCGGGGGCCCCCACGGACCGGGACGCGTCGCGGATGCCCAGCACCATCCCGCTGTGGGCGTTCACGAGCTTGGAGTAGCCATTGCCCATGTCCACGATGGACCACAGGTGATCCCGGGTCAGGGTGTCGCCCCACTGCAGCGCGAGGGCGCCCGCGGCGGTGGAGGCGTCGCGGATGCCCAGCACCAGTCCGCTCTGGACGTTGATGAGCTTGGAGAACCCGTTCTCCGCTGGGACCACGTTCCACTGGTGCGAGCGCGCCCCGGTGGCGGCCTGCTGCGACACCTCGGCGCCAAAGGCCATGGAGTCTCCCGTCACCGCCAGCTCCAGGCCGCTGTTCTTGCTGACGAGCCGCACGGGCGGCGGCTGGGGGTACCACGACTGCAACTCGGTGACGCCCACGAACTTGCCACCCTGGGGCGTGAAGACGACGCGCAGCTGAGACGTCGAGAGGACCGGGAAGGTCACCGTGTTGAGATCATTGCCCACCGGCGTGGCCGGCGTCTTGATCTGGTTGGGAATGCTTCTCCACGTCTGCCCGTCCAGGTACTGGACGTCATACGCGGCCGGCGCGCGGATTCGATCGCGGTCATCGTAGAGGTAGAGGCTCACCTGCTGGAGGGGCCGCACCGCTCCGAAGTCCACGCCGAGGTGGTCGGTGGCATTCGGGGAGCCCAGGTTGGTCCACCGGTTGTCCGGGATGGCGTCATACCGGATCCACCCATCGGTGGCCCGCATGGGCTGATCATAGGTGGTCGGCCGGCACGTCTGTCCGCTGTGGCATCGCGGCCCGTTGGACACCGGGTTGGTGTACGAGGCGAACGCGCGCGGGTAGGGCTGGGTGATCGTTCGGTTGAGCCAATCCTGCTCCATGGTCAGCGGATTGGCGGCCACGTTCATCATCCGCGGTCTGGCCGCCGGCAGCACCGTCGGGGCGACCTTGAGGGTCGTCTCACCCAGCGTGGCCGCGCTGTGGATCAACTGGCCATCCTGGATGACCCGGAGACCCGAGCCCTGACCGTAGCGGGTGCCGTACCGGTCGAACACGAGGGTGAGCTTGTGGCCGTGATAGGGCAGATCCTGGACCGCGAAGTAGTCCCAGGATGGTGACACCAGTGGCTTGAGCACCAGGGTGTCATTGGCCTGGGGCTTGATTCCCAGCAGGCCGGTGAGCACGAGATCGATGTAGGAGGAGTGGTTGTAGTGCTCGCTGAAGTTGAAGCCGTCGTAGATCCACTGGCCGGTGTCGCCATTGGCCGCCTCGGCCACGTAGGGCTTGCCCTCCTTGTACTGCAGCGCCGTGAAGTCGCTGAGCATCTCCCGGTAGTCCGCCGCCGTGATGTAGGACTGGGCCGGGTAGTTCTGGAGCAGATTGGCCAGACCGGCGAGCACCTGGCTGGTCTGGAACGGCCAGCTCGGGCCGTTCCAATGGCAGCAGTTCCAGTCCTCGCGATTGGGCTGGGATGGGATGGCCTGGTAGTTGAAGTAGGGATTGGCGGAGATCTTGTCCAGCTCGGCGTAGCCGGTGCCCTTCTGGAACTTCAAGGCGTTGGACCCGGCGCGCATCGCGACCTGCACCGTCACGAATTGCTGAGCGGAGAATTGGCCCCAGGCAGGGGTCGCCGGGTAGGTGACGGTCTGCGGCGTCGACGCGCCGTTGACGAACAACTGATGCGTGCTGCTGGCGCCCGTCGCGTTGGCGTAGAACACCTTCACCGGGTACGTGCCGTCGCCCGGTGCGTCGACCGTGAAGGTGACGCTGCTGGTGGCCAGGTCGATCTGACCGATGTACGAGCCGTTGGAGGCGGAGCCCGAGGTCCACCGGGTGGCGTTGGCGATGACGGCCTGCTCTGCCTCGAGCGGGTGCATGCGCTCGAGCGTGGTGGGACCGTAGGCGGCGCCAAAACCGTCGGGCTGGGTCAGGAACTGCCAGGCGGACGAATACTGCGCGTCCGGAAGGTTGTAGGCCCAGGGCGCGTACCCCATCAGCTCACGCCAGGTGGTTCGCGTGCCTTTCAAGGCTCCATTGGAGTCGTCATAGGTGGTGTACACCTGGAAGAAGAAGGATCGCTGGGGATCCCACAGGGCCTTCTGCACGCCGTCCTTGATGGACGCGGCCCTGGACGCGTAATCGTCGGCGGTCGCGGTGTCTCCGGCGGCGCGGGCGAGCTTGCTGATCGCGGTGGCGGCGGCGTACATGTAGGCATTGATGGTCGGGCGGTAGCCGGCACCGCCGCCGAACCAATTGCTGCTCTTCATGGACGTCTCGGTGTACTCCGTCGCGTCCGACAGCGGCGATTGCCAATACAGCTTCGCGTTCGACGCTCCACCGTTGAGGGGGAAGTTGTCGACGAGTCGGCCATTCCAGCGCTGGTACAGCCCGATGAGCTCCGGGAGGCGGGAGATCAGATCCCGCTGATCTCCGGTCACCAGCGCCCGTTGATAGGCGGCATCGATGATCCACTCGGAGAAGTTCAAGGTTCCGGTGTAGCCGGCACCGCGCAGCCAGAAGTCCAGGTAGTCCCCGGCGTAGTCCGGATTGGCGAGCCACCGTCCATCCTGGATGTGGTAGCCGGCCGCATCTGGAAGCGCCGTGTAGGGGTTGCCGGCGTAGCCGATCGGGACGTCATACTCCGTGGAGACATAGCCCGTGCCGGGCACGGTGTAGCGCAGCGCCCGCTTGTAGGTGCTCCAGCGGTAGTAATAGACCTCGTCGATCTTGTCGTCCGGCGTGTCCAGGAAGGGGATGTTGTCCTTGTACCACTGGGGCTCGTCGAGGCGCTGCGCCGCCAGGATCGCATCCCGGTTCAACGGTCCGGCAATGGCTGACGCGACCGGTGCCGGGGCCACGGGCTCCGCGGCGACCGGTTCCGGCGCGCCGGACAGGGCGAAGGTCAGACCCAGTCCGACTGCTCGTCGGGCGCTGGAACGGGATGCGGGTATTGCCATGTGTTTTCTCCACAGCCGGTTCACGGCCCGGATGCCGTGAGCGTTAACATTCCTTGCCGTCGAACCTACTTGAGTTGGTTCTCCTTGTAGTAGCCGCCATCGACGAGGACCTGCTTCCAATTGGTGGCGTCGATGCTCACGGGCTTGAGCAGGAAGGAGGGCACGATCTTCGCCCCGTTGTTGTAGGTCTGGGTGTCGTTCACCTCGACCGTCTTCCCGGTGAGGATGGCATCCACCATGTTGGCCGTGACCCGGGCGAGCTCGCGGGTGTCCTTGAACACCGTGGACGTCTGCTCCTTGGCGAGGATGGACTTCACGGAGGGCACCTCCGCGTCCTGGCCCGTCACGATGGGCATGGGCTGCGTCGGGGTTCCATAGCCCACGCCCTTGAGCGAGGAGAGGATGCCGATGCTGAGGCCATCATAGGGCGAGAGGACGGCGTCCACGCGCTTGTCGGCGTAGTAGGCGCTCAACAGGTTGTCCATGCGCGCCTGGGCGACGGCGCCGTCCCAGCGCAGGGTCGAGACCTTGTCCATTCCCACCTGCCCCGAGCGCACCACGAGCTTGCCGCTGTCGAGGTACGGTTTGAGCACGGACATGGCGCCGTTGTAGAAGAAGAACGCGTTGTTGTCGTCGGGCGAGCCGCCGAAGAGCTCGATGTTGAAGGGGCCCTTGCCCTCCTTCAGGCCGAGCGCCTTTTCGATGTAGCCACCCTGGAGCACCCCCACCTGGAAGTTGTCGAAGGTGGCGTAGTAGTCGACGTTCTTCGAGTCGCGAATCAAGCGATCATAGGCGATGACCTTGATGCCCTGATCGGCCGCCTGCTGCAGCGCGTTGGACAGGGTGGTGCCGTCGATGGCGGCGATCACCAGCACCTTGGAGCCCTTGGTGAGCATGTTCTCGATCTGGGCGAGCTGATTCGGGATGTCGTCCTCCGCATATTGCAGATCGACCTTGTAGCCCTTCGCCTGGAGGGCCTTGACCATGTTGTTGCCATCGTCGATCCAGCGGGCCGAGGACTTGGTGGGCATCGAGACGCCGATGGTCGCCTTGTCCTGGGTGCACGCGCCAGCCATGAGCGCGAGCGCACCCACCGCCACTGCCACCACCATGGAGCCAATTGATTTCATGTCGTTTCTCACACCTGCGTTGGGGGTCGTGCACCGAGGTGCATGGGAGGGGTTGTCACTCAGCGGGTCAGGGCGAAGGTCGCATCCTCCCGGTCGGTCAGCGACGAGGAGGCGTTGATGGGATCGATGCGCAAGCGGAAGCCCTGGTGGCGCAGGGCCCGATCCGGGTAGTTCCAGGACCGCAGCGTCGTCCAGGAGGCATTGGCCAGGCCGGCCGCGCGCGTGAAGGTCGCGTCCGCGGCGAAGCTGGCCGAGCCGTCATCGCGGGCCAGGCGCACCTCGAAGCCCGAGTGGCGCAGGTAGAGGCCCGGATCGGTCACCGACTGCAGCGACACGCCGCTCGAGCTGGCGAGCCCGCCCACCAGGCGGAACTGCGAGTCCGTATAGGGATCCATGGGGTAGGGGTCCACACGGCCCTCGTAGTTGGCGTGGCGCACGTAGCGGTCGGGGTAGTTGTACGACTTGAGGCGGATCCACGCCGGCGTGCCGTAGCGGCTGATCAGCGCGGACTTCTCCGCCGAGGTGAGGGCCACGATGGTGGCGTGCTTGGAGTTGATGGGCTGCGTGTACAGGCGCTGGCTCAGCGGCTCCCAGGCGTCCTGGGTGATGTTCCCCGAGCGCCAGGCGAAGAAGCGGCCGTTGACCGGCGTGTAGATGTCCCCCCACATCGTCCACTCGTCGCGGTCGAGCGACTTGACGACGATGGGGGCCTCGGTGGCGCCGAGCCCATCGAAGGCCCGTGTGTAGATGGACGCGTTGAAGGCGCCCGGCGCCAGCGACGTGGAGCGCGCCCCCATGAGGCGGTTGTCGCTCGTGCGCTTGAAATACAGGTAGTTGACGCCGCCGTGGGAGTGCATCGTCGCGTCGAGCACGTTGAAGCCCGGGTCGAAGTACGTCTGGGCCGCCGAGAAGGTGACGAAGTCGCTCGTGTAGTTGACGAGGATGACGTCGCGCGTGCCGTTGAAGGCGGAGTAGATGACCGCGTACTGCCCGCGTTGAGCGTCCCAGAAGGACTCGGGCGCCCACGAATGGGTCGGCAGATCATGCAGCTTCACCCGCCGGTAGTTCTCGAAGGACGTCAGGCCGCGGGAGTCCCAGACATGGATGAACTGGTTCTGCTTGGAGAAGTCGAGTCCGTAGAGGTCCGTGGCCAGGACGACGAAGGTGCCGTCCTGCTTGCGCAGGATGAACGGGTCGCGCAGGCCCTTGGTGCCGAGGGTCGGCGTCACCACGGGCGCGTTCTGGTTGAGCGGCGTCCACTCCCGTCCGTCGTCGCTCACCGCGAGGTGCAGGCCATAGTCGCTGGCCAGTCCGTTGGGAGACTCGGTGAAGTAGCCCATGGCGAAAGCGGACGCGCTCGTCGTCTGGGCCCACGCTCCCGGGCCCGCGAGCACGAGGCACAGGGCGCTCAACGCGGAGGCCAGCGAGGTGAGGCGGGAAGGGCGTGGGAGCGGGGGGGCGCTGAACATCCGTGTCTCCGGTCGAATTGTGAGCGTTCACATCCCTGGGGCGTCGCGAAGGTACCAACGGATGAAACCCGCGTGCAATGACAAACCCGAAGGAGCAGGGAAGCCGTCTCATGACGCGCTGCCCTGGACCCGGCGCGCCTTGCTCATGATGCATTGCGCCGTCAGGGATTGAATGGCTTGGGAGGCCCTGCTGGCACGAGTCAGGAAATGGCTGGCACGAGTCATCCGCTCAAGCGGGGTGTGATTTTCCGCTCGGCCGCTGCCTGGCGCGGCTGACCTCGGGGTGAACGGCGTCCCTCATGGCACTGTCCGGTGCCGAACACCCATGGCCGTGGGGTGTTGGGCGCGGAGTCCGTGCCGGAGCCCATGATGCACCGCGCCGTTTGAGATGCGGTTGACAATGTTCGTGGATGAGCGCAGCTTCGGCCCAGGGGATGTGAACGTTCACATCCCCTGTTCCCGCACCGGACAGGCTGCTCCCTCCGCTGGCATGGCATCCAGGGCCTCGTGCCCTGGTGATGGCCAGACCGGCTTCGCGCGCAGGTGTCCGCATCCCCTGATGGAAAGTGATACATGGCACACTCCCGGGCGTTCACCGCGTTGCTGCTTGGCCTGGCCGTTCTGGTTCTCCCCGCTCCGCCCGCGCTCGCGGTCGGTGAGACCTCCTTTCGCAATCCCTTGCTGGAGGATGGAGCGGACCCCTGGCTGCAGTACTACAATGGCAACTACTACCTGGCAACGACGACATGGTCCTCGCAGATGATGATGCGCAAATCGCCGACCCTGGCGGGGCTGAGTACCGCGACGCCGGTGGTGATCTGGTCGGACACCACGGCCAGCCGGTGCTGTAACTTCTGGGCTCCCGAGTTCCATCGGCTCAATGGCCCCAATGGGTACCGCTGGTACTTCATGTTCACGGCCGGCACGGGAGGCAACTTCGATAACCAGCACCTGGTGGTGCTCGAGAGCGCGGGAGACGATCCCATGGGGCCCTATGCCTTCAAGAGCGAGCCCCAGGGCACCGGCTGGAACATCGATGGCTCCTATCTCCAGGTCAACGGCTCGCTGTACCTGCTCTCCTCGGCGTTCGAGGGCAGCAACCAGAACATGTGGATCGCCAAGATGAGCAACCCCTGGACCACGAGCGGTACGAAGGTGTTGCTCTCCAATCCCACGTACAGCTGGGAGACGCAGGGCGCCCCCGTCAACGAGGGTCCCGTGGTCCTGCAGCGCGGCGGCAAGACCTTCCTCATCTACTCGGCCAGCTTCTGCGGGACCCCGGACTACAAGCTCGGAATGTTGACGCTCACCGGGAGTGATCCGCTGAGCCTCTCCTCCTGGAAGAAGTC
Above is a window of Cystobacter fuscus DNA encoding:
- the mmsA gene encoding multiple monosaccharide ABC transporter ATP-binding protein codes for the protein MTAVLEMRGITKTFPGVRALHDVHLTVQAGEIHALIGENGAGKSTLMKVLSGVHPHGTYSGELLFEGEERRFSGISDSEKLGIIIIHQELALVPLLSIAENIFLGNEQAEHGVIDWSVTHARTRQLLDRVGLRESPDTLVTELGVGKQQLVEIAKALAKEVKLLILDEPTASLNESDSSALLDLLLRFKERGITSILISHKLNEITRVADSITVLRDGATIETLDCRREPVSEDRIIQGMVGRGMADRYPKRNRVPGEVLLEVEGWTAHHPVHPARRVVKDVSLTLRRGEILGIAGLMGAGRTEFAMSLFGRTYGRDIRGRVRVEGREVDVSTVEKAIRQGIAYVTEDRKTYGLILSEDIRKNVTLAHLDGVSRFQVIDEVRELAVANEYRDRLRIRSSSIYQETLNLSGGNQQKVVLSRWLFANPKVLILDEPTRGIDVGAKYEIYTIINELARTGKGVLMISSEMPELLGMCDRILVMSEGALVAEFTAEQASQEKIMQAIMRKGAH
- a CDS encoding MGH1-like glycoside hydrolase domain-containing protein, which encodes MAIPASRSSARRAVGLGLTFALSGAPEPVAAEPVAPAPVASAIAGPLNRDAILAAQRLDEPQWYKDNIPFLDTPDDKIDEVYYYRWSTYKRALRYTVPGTGYVSTEYDVPIGYAGNPYTALPDAAGYHIQDGRWLANPDYAGDYLDFWLRGAGYTGTLNFSEWIIDAAYQRALVTGDQRDLISRLPELIGLYQRWNGRLVDNFPLNGGASNAKLYWQSPLSDATEYTETSMKSSNWFGGGAGYRPTINAYMYAAATAISKLARAAGDTATADDYASRAASIKDGVQKALWDPQRSFFFQVYTTYDDSNGALKGTRTTWRELMGYAPWAYNLPDAQYSSAWQFLTQPDGFGAAYGPTTLERMHPLEAEQAVIANATRWTSGSASNGSYIGQIDLATSSVTFTVDAPGDGTYPVKVFYANATGASSTHQLFVNGASTPQTVTYPATPAWGQFSAQQFVTVQVAMRAGSNALKFQKGTGYAELDKISANPYFNYQAIPSQPNREDWNCCHWNGPSWPFQTSQVLAGLANLLQNYPAQSYITAADYREMLSDFTALQYKEGKPYVAEAANGDTGQWIYDGFNFSEHYNHSSYIDLVLTGLLGIKPQANDTLVLKPLVSPSWDYFAVQDLPYHGHKLTLVFDRYGTRYGQGSGLRVIQDGQLIHSAATLGETTLKVAPTVLPAARPRMMNVAANPLTMEQDWLNRTITQPYPRAFASYTNPVSNGPRCHSGQTCRPTTYDQPMRATDGWIRYDAIPDNRWTNLGSPNATDHLGVDFGAVRPLQQVSLYLYDDRDRIRAPAAYDVQYLDGQTWRSIPNQIKTPATPVGNDLNTVTFPVLSTSQLRVVFTPQGGKFVGVTELQSWYPQPPPVRLVSKNSGLELAVTGDSMAFGAEVSQQAATGARSHQWNVVPAENGFSKLINVQSGLVLGIRDASTAAGALALQWGDTLTRDHLWSIVDMGNGYSKLVNAHSGMVLGIRDASRSVGAPALQWHDTGTDDHRWRIEAAAPSSAAP
- a CDS encoding glycoside hydrolase family 43 protein; amino-acid sequence: MFSAPPLPRPSRLTSLASALSALCLVLAGPGAWAQTTSASAFAMGYFTESPNGLASDYGLHLAVSDDGREWTPLNQNAPVVTPTLGTKGLRDPFILRKQDGTFVVLATDLYGLDFSKQNQFIHVWDSRGLTSFENYRRVKLHDLPTHSWAPESFWDAQRGQYAVIYSAFNGTRDVILVNYTSDFVTFSAAQTYFDPGFNVLDATMHSHGGVNYLYFKRTSDNRLMGARSTSLAPGAFNASIYTRAFDGLGATEAPIVVKSLDRDEWTMWGDIYTPVNGRFFAWRSGNITQDAWEPLSQRLYTQPINSKHATIVALTSAEKSALISRYGTPAWIRLKSYNYPDRYVRHANYEGRVDPYPMDPYTDSQFRLVGGLASSSGVSLQSVTDPGLYLRHSGFEVRLARDDGSASFAADATFTRAAGLANASWTTLRSWNYPDRALRHQGFRLRIDPINASSSLTDREDATFALTR
- the chvE gene encoding multiple monosaccharide ABC transporter substrate-binding protein, with product MKSIGSMVVAVAVGALALMAGACTQDKATIGVSMPTKSSARWIDDGNNMVKALQAKGYKVDLQYAEDDIPNQLAQIENMLTKGSKVLVIAAIDGTTLSNALQQAADQGIKVIAYDRLIRDSKNVDYYATFDNFQVGVLQGGYIEKALGLKEGKGPFNIELFGGSPDDNNAFFFYNGAMSVLKPYLDSGKLVVRSGQVGMDKVSTLRWDGAVAQARMDNLLSAYYADKRVDAVLSPYDGLSIGILSSLKGVGYGTPTQPMPIVTGQDAEVPSVKSILAKEQTSTVFKDTRELARVTANMVDAILTGKTVEVNDTQTYNNGAKIVPSFLLKPVSIDATNWKQVLVDGGYYKENQLK
- the mmsB gene encoding multiple monosaccharide ABC transporter permease, yielding MRTAPRPLPSVGSFLKAHFRDYGMLLALLAIMLFFQVSTGGTLLKPLNLTNLVLQNSYIVIMALGMLLVIVSGHIDLSVGSVVGFVGGLAAVLMVEYGLPFLPTMGLCLAVGGLIGGIQGYWVAYMRVPSFIVTLAGMLVFRGLQLALLGGRSVGPFSTGFQKLSSGFIPDVFGGGALNATCLLLGATTVAASLWGGVRQRRQQQQHGLETVPFALFAFKNGLLAALVLSFCYLLATYRGLPNVLLIMTLLVALYAFVTNRTVMGRRIYALGGNEKAARLSGIKTERLTLLAFVNMGALAALAGLIFAARLNTATPKAGLGFELDVIAACFIGGASAAGGFGKVTGAVIGALIMGVMNNGMSILGIGIDYQQIIKGLVLLAAVSVDVYNRKK